From the genome of Deferribacteraceae bacterium V6Fe1:
AATATATAAGTAAGACTTATTATCAGGCACACAAAGGTAGACATCCAAAGCATGTTAGGCCTCCGATGCAGGATATTTTTCTTAACGAGGTGCGTAAATCAAGGTCTCCTGTTGTAGCTTATTTAAGAAACGGTGTAAAAGTAAAAGGGCTCTTAATCGGGTTTGATGACTATACAATGCTGACATCTTTTGAAGATAGGCAACAGCTGATTTATAAAACTTCTGTATCAACGGTTTATCCTCTGTATCAGGTTGGTGAAATAATTAAATACGATGGAGAGAGAGGGTAGCAATGGATAAATCCGAAATAAAAATTTTAGTGGTAGATGACGAAGAACATACAAGATTAGGGTATGCCGAAGTGTTAAAGCTTGAAGGCTATAATGTTGATGCCGCTGAGAATGGCTTGGAAGGATTAAAGTTTGCCAAAAATAAAAGTTATGATGTTATAGTGACAGACCTTAGAATGCCTGAGATGGACGGAGCTCAATTCATTGAAAATTTAAGAAAATTCGACAAAGAGGTAAAGGTTGTAGTTATTACAGCTTTTGGAAGCTTTAAATCATACAAGCACCTCACTTCCCTTGGTGCTGTTGAATATATAAATAAACCTGTTAGAGCAAAAGATTTAAAAGAAGCGATAACAAAAGTGCTAAGTTTATAGTGTTTTCAAGTTTCTGTTAAAAATTTCGGAAAAACTACTGTCGTTGTGCAATTTGATTTGCAATGTTTCTTTAATCTTATTTTGCGTATAATTTTCAATTGTTGGCATTGAAAAAAACTTGGCCGCCAAAACAGTAGGGTCTCCGGTAAAAAAGGAAACTTTTTTAGAATATTTTTTCGGAATAATGTTAATATCCAGCATATTATTGATAAGATTATCAAAATTTACAAAACTGTTTACGCTGATATTTTGTATTTTTCCATAATTTGCTTCAATGTATTCAAAAAGCGAATTTAGGATA
Proteins encoded in this window:
- the hfq gene encoding RNA chaperone Hfq, which codes for MYLYAQLEFVFLQNARVGDIPLLFIMSNKERFRGKIVDFDQYTIIIDDAGVKINIAKRDIATIASAKDVIDVEYISKTYYQAHKGRHPKHVRPPMQDIFLNEVRKSRSPVVAYLRNGVKVKGLLIGFDDYTMLTSFEDRQQLIYKTSVSTVYPLYQVGEIIKYDGERG
- a CDS encoding response regulator; the protein is MDKSEIKILVVDDEEHTRLGYAEVLKLEGYNVDAAENGLEGLKFAKNKSYDVIVTDLRMPEMDGAQFIENLRKFDKEVKVVVITAFGSFKSYKHLTSLGAVEYINKPVRAKDLKEAITKVLSL